One window from the genome of Haloprofundus halobius encodes:
- a CDS encoding DUF7090 family protein, with product MDYSLAIENAPDTVPAGTGLLLLHPSIGETDRIDTDFLKTDTDYFLVISTRTTAREVEQKLEHYDVDEARAVILDTLSVERGYSRRKSDHVHYVSSPDDLDGIVAQTREFLENHPGKLRVSVDSLTEMAYYADEEAVYEATKQLLGLLAENDAVGIFHLSKEVHDEDVQERFRALFTGVVDLAEDGSVSYEQR from the coding sequence ATGGATTACAGCCTCGCCATCGAAAACGCTCCAGACACCGTTCCTGCGGGGACTGGCCTGCTTCTTCTGCATCCGAGCATCGGCGAGACCGACCGTATCGACACCGACTTTCTGAAGACCGACACCGACTACTTCCTCGTCATCTCGACGCGGACGACCGCCCGCGAGGTCGAGCAGAAACTCGAACACTACGACGTCGACGAGGCCCGTGCGGTCATCCTCGACACGCTCTCGGTCGAACGCGGCTACTCGCGACGAAAGTCCGACCACGTCCACTACGTCTCCTCGCCGGACGACCTCGACGGCATCGTCGCCCAGACCCGCGAGTTCCTCGAAAATCATCCCGGAAAGCTGCGGGTGAGCGTCGATTCGCTCACCGAGATGGCGTACTACGCCGACGAGGAGGCCGTCTACGAGGCGACGAAGCAACTACTCGGCCTCCTGGCGGAGAACGACGCCGTTGGCATCTTCCACCTCTCGAAAGAGGTCCACGACGAAGACGTACAGGAGCGGTTCCGGGCGCTGTTTACGGGCGTCGTCGACCTCGCGGAAGACGGCAGCGTCAGTTACGAACAGCGGTGA
- a CDS encoding DUF7089 family protein, with amino-acid sequence MFQTRQLNGELRAVRDEYAPETLVVDADADFETIPPAAAEDLGLLVDSLDPAAYPDEWLPEDSPVLLQRYAGGTFTIGMPGDGTVVWTRQTTPPTVIAKKRAEGTPEAFLDFLFAEAFVQIHLGVPEQFLPFFGERYRDLDAAVSLSPAELYQIATALFDGWVGVQTREVFADWTDDYPGLYDAWLDAGTRLEGRIDGLPGEVARGETSFVDATELACSGLKHAIELPPPFAALDTTAYRDHGAAYAVRWAEKTFTKLRE; translated from the coding sequence ATGTTCCAAACGCGACAGCTCAACGGCGAGCTTCGAGCGGTCAGAGACGAGTACGCCCCAGAGACGCTCGTCGTCGACGCCGACGCGGACTTCGAGACGATTCCGCCCGCGGCCGCCGAAGACCTCGGTCTGCTCGTCGACTCGCTGGACCCGGCGGCGTACCCCGACGAGTGGCTCCCCGAGGACTCGCCCGTGTTGCTCCAGCGATACGCGGGCGGTACGTTCACTATCGGGATGCCCGGCGACGGCACCGTCGTCTGGACGCGACAGACGACCCCGCCGACGGTCATCGCGAAAAAACGCGCCGAAGGAACACCCGAAGCGTTTCTCGACTTCCTCTTCGCGGAGGCGTTCGTCCAGATCCATCTCGGCGTGCCCGAACAGTTCCTCCCCTTTTTCGGCGAGCGCTACCGTGACCTGGACGCGGCGGTGTCGCTGTCGCCCGCGGAGCTCTACCAGATCGCAACTGCGCTGTTCGACGGCTGGGTCGGCGTCCAGACGCGCGAGGTATTCGCCGACTGGACCGACGACTACCCCGGACTGTACGACGCGTGGCTCGACGCTGGAACTCGGCTCGAAGGCCGCATCGATGGGCTGCCGGGCGAAGTCGCTCGCGGCGAGACGTCGTTCGTCGACGCCACGGAACTGGCGTGTTCGGGGTTGAAACACGCTATCGAGCTTCCGCCGCCGTTCGCGGCGTTGGACACGACGGCGTACCGCGACCACGGGGCAGCCTACGCGGTTCGCTGGGCCGAGAAAACATTCACGAAACTTCGCGAGTGA